In a genomic window of Rhizobium sp. N324:
- a CDS encoding ABC transporter ATP-binding protein, whose translation MASIALHNIRKSYGTLPVIHGVDVDIDDGEFIVLVGPSGCGKSTLLRMIAGLETISEGRLSIDGRMVNELPSKERDIAMVFQSYALYPHLTVAENMGFSLKLRGTARDEIGRRVQSAARILALEPSLDRHPRHLSGGQRQRVAMGRAIVRDPKVFLFDEPLSNLDAKLRVAMRAEIKELHQRLKITTVYVTHDQTEAMTMADRIVVMRDGIVEQIGTPLEIYDRPATTFVAGFIGMPAMNLLKGRIQADAPSIFRSDSGVAMPLSLRPGTADPGEELIYGIRPEQFIIAEEGTPAKIVVVEPTGAETQVVARIGEENVNMLFRERIAIKPGDTIRFTLRAVGEHLFSAATGRRLSEASA comes from the coding sequence ATGGCGTCGATAGCGCTTCACAACATCCGCAAATCCTACGGCACTCTGCCTGTCATCCACGGCGTCGACGTCGATATCGACGATGGCGAATTCATCGTGCTGGTCGGCCCTTCCGGCTGCGGCAAGTCCACACTGCTGCGCATGATCGCCGGCCTCGAAACGATCTCGGAAGGCCGGCTTTCAATCGATGGCCGAATGGTCAACGAGCTGCCGTCGAAGGAGCGGGACATCGCCATGGTGTTCCAGAGTTACGCGCTCTATCCGCATCTGACGGTGGCCGAAAATATGGGCTTCTCACTGAAGCTGCGCGGCACGGCCCGGGACGAGATCGGCCGCCGCGTACAGTCCGCCGCCAGGATCCTGGCGCTCGAACCTTCTCTCGATCGCCATCCGCGCCATCTCTCGGGTGGTCAGCGCCAGCGTGTCGCCATGGGCCGCGCCATCGTGCGCGACCCGAAAGTGTTTCTCTTCGACGAGCCGCTTTCCAATCTCGACGCCAAACTGCGGGTTGCCATGCGCGCCGAGATCAAGGAACTGCACCAGCGGCTGAAGATCACCACCGTCTATGTCACCCACGACCAGACCGAGGCGATGACCATGGCCGATCGCATCGTCGTGATGCGTGACGGCATCGTCGAGCAGATCGGAACGCCTTTGGAGATCTACGACCGCCCGGCGACCACCTTCGTCGCCGGTTTCATCGGCATGCCGGCGATGAACCTGCTCAAGGGCCGTATCCAGGCCGACGCCCCCTCGATCTTCCGCAGCGACAGCGGCGTCGCCATGCCGCTATCGCTGCGTCCCGGCACGGCCGATCCCGGCGAGGAACTGATCTACGGCATCAGGCCGGAACAGTTCATCATCGCCGAGGAGGGCACACCGGCGAAGATCGTCGTCGTCGAGCCGACTGGGGCAGAGACACAGGTTGTCGCCCGGATCGGCGAAGAAAACGTCAATATGCTGTTTCGCGAGCGTATCGCGATAAAGCCCGGCGACACGATCCGCTTCACCTTGCGTGCGGTCGGCGAACATCTGTTTTCGGCCGCGACGGGCAGGCGCCTTTCCGAAGCGAGCGCCTGA